TCGAGAGGTGATGATAGCGAGAAGACGACCGGCCTTGAACTGGGACTCGAGGACGGGGTCGATCTTGgcgtccttctttctctcctcaaGGATTCGCTTGACGTGGTTCGattgcttcttctcctcggtaGACTCCTCGGAAGCGGTCTTGCCACCTCGGAAGACGGGTTGGGCGTAGTGAGCCTCGTACCATTGACGGAAGGGGGTAgcgtcaacgtcaacgatGGCGGACTTGACAAGGGTCTGGGTTCGGAGCAACTCGTTGTTGGTAGCGTTGTATCGCTAAGTGGGGGAATAACGATCAGCACATGAAGAAAGAAGCACTGCAATGTCCAACGACAGGGACCTTCGCTCCACCCTTCCCCTCGCtatatccttcttctccatccattcatccaccGACAACAAACAAAAACCCAACTCACAACCTGGATCAACCTGGTCTTCCTCGTGACGTGCTCTGAACCCCAAGCAAAGTTTCCAGAGTCCAATCGGAGAGCCCTGTACTTGGTGTTACCACCTCGAGTTCGGACCTCGTGAATTCGCTTGGAAGAGTCAAGCTTGGTCATGGCGGGTTGTCGACCGAGCTCgaactttctcttctttcggcTGTAGGTCGCAAAGCAAGGTGTTAGCAATGAGGTCGGTCGAGAGTGTGTTGTGCGGGTGGGTGCGACTCACTAGTGGGCTCGTCGAGCACCGGAAGCGGCGCGCTTGTGACGCGAATCACGAGTAATACCCATTCTGCGAAGAGGGAACAAAGTGATCTGTCAGTACGGCTTAGACAGATGGATGGGGCCGATGATCCAGCACAGAGTCGAAGGGTAGTTTGATCCGAAAGACAGCAAAGACACAATCCTTCTCCATATCGTTCCATCCCAATCCACACTTGAAAATATTCCCTTCAATCCCATCCAAccatcctccctttcttAATTTCGTGCTGTCCTTCTGTGTGTCTTTGCTGCTTTGATCCTACTACTCCTCCGACTCGGTTGTGCTGATAGATGGTATAGGGGGAAGGTATACTCACTTGAATTttgatggatgaagaagaagaaagtatCAACTGATAGAAACGATGAATTCAATGAAAAGCAGACTGcacgagagagagagagagtgagagtgtgAGGGGTGCAGAGTGCAACAGTGCAGGTGCCAGTACGGTGTGGTGtgtcagagggagagagcagTGTGAGCGAGCCCTGCCAGCGTAGTGTATCAAGTCTGTACGGTGAGACCGAGAATCTCATAATCGGCGAAAGGCGGAATCATTAACCGCTAAGCAGTGTGGCGTGTCGGAATTAAGCTGTCTCACAGATTTATCACCGACATCACCGGGATATATCACGGTAGCGGCCTGTGTTTTGTtttcacctccactctcgcTTGCACAAGCGCGttatgctatgctatgcatCAAACAGATCACCCCATCTACCCACTTCACCAGCTGAGTTCTCATCccactctcatcccaccATCCTCTCACAAACTCATATCTATCCATATACATACTCGCCACTTCCCCAAaaaccttcttcatcttgctcACATATGCACGAATAGATTTGATCAGATCTCgtatcatcatctcctcttcggtATCGCGATGCTGCTGTACGAGTGGGAagatgatatcgatgatCGTTCCCATTGCGAACATGTACGATCTGAGAACGGTCCAGTCTAATTCGCCTTGACCCACTTCTGCATCATCActgaagagatggaaagtTGAACCGTTACGAAGGATGGGTAATCGCTCTGAGGGTGGTGAACCTTTGAGTACCTCTCGCTCGTATACTAATGCTTCGAGTACCAATGACATTGGAATGATCAAGCTCATCGGGTTGAGAATACCCTTCGAAGGagatggcggaggaggctCAATGATCCGTGAAGCAGGAATGAGAGCTTCGAGTGCTGTCAAGAGCTTGACAACGGTTTTGCGATCGGACGAGTTACCTCTCAGAAGCTGAATACCTGTCTGAAGAgacttggacttggaagAATTTTCTCCGCCGTCCTCCCTCCGCAACGAGGAGGCACCTGACCTCTTCACAAGCGACGtagatcgaggtggaggaagattcTCCCTTTTGTATTGTGTCAAATCACACAACGTGGAATCCGAAGCTGTCCTCGTATGTGTCCTTTTTACCTTCGCTGCGGCCTTCAATTCAGGCGTGCTATCATTGGATACCTTCGACCTCAAGTTCGGGAGCTCAAGCGACGacgtcctcttcaccagATTCGgttttcctccttctcttgttgCATGATGGTCTCGTGCATCAAGGACGGTATCGCCGCTTCCTACTGACCACTTCCGCACATCTTCACCTACACTACCGCTTCTACCAAGGACCGCCCCGGTTCCAGCTCCTACCCCAGCTCGATTCCTAGATCGCTCTTCGAACGACGAGCTCCTCTTCATTAATCCTGGACGAGGTACAGCCAAAGTTGACGAGCTACTTCGAGGAGGCAGCGACGACGAGGCTGGGATGAAGATCGCAACTGCAGCTGCGTTCGTAGACGGGGAACGTGATACGCCGTTGTTGAGAATAGGTTTCGACAAGGGAAGTTTGGGTCGACCCATCAGTGTTTGGTGGGTCACTTTCCCGcctggtggtgggagagaagggatcAACGATgtatcgaggaagaagtcgatcaTTGCCGGAGCTGAAGTGGCATTCATATTGGAAGAATGGCTTTTGCTCTTGTCttttggtggtggagcaggcgGGTGGGAACCTCCTTGCGAACGAGCCATCGTGAACGATTGACGTCTCGAGGGCGTCTGGATCAGAATAGACGGTAAGATGTGAATCTACAGCTAGCCTGTCACTTTGCTAGCAAATTGAGCAACGCTGGGCTAGCTTGCTATATCTCGTGTTCATACAAAGAGTAGGTGTACTGTGTCACCAAAGGTGGGGCATCTTGAAGTCGCCGGACAGTGAACAGTCCTTTGTTCTGAGTACATCACCCTCATGGGGATATCTTCCCAACTTCGTCCTCCTTTGTGCCGATCATTCATCTGTATCGTCGTCAAACAACGCACATACCGCATTTGACCCTCACGATCCATGCATGAGAAACATCTAAAATTCACTCATCGAGCGACTCAACCCATGTCATGACAGTGCCGCGCCGCGCCTAAAGCTCCACGCCGTATTGCGCTCTGTacttcttgacctcttccaactgTTTTTCCCAaccacctttctcctccaTATATCTCAAAATGTCATTAAGAGCAATGATCGGTTCTACCGGTACACCAaattcctcttcaacctcttgTACGGTCGATTTgccaccttccccttgaccCTTTTCTTGTCGATCAACAAGTTGGACGATACCGACAAGTTTTGCTTCGGGGTGTTGGTTGAGAATGGCGATGGCTTCGCGGATAGCGGTACCTCGGGTGAGGacatcgtcgatgatgacgattcgaCCTTTGAGCGGGTAGCCGACCATGTTGCCGCCTTCACCGTGCTGCGGGGGAACAAGTGTATCAGCTGTGGTTCACAATGTAGTGATATGACCCCTCCTCAATGATGTGCCTCCCAACCGAGCTATCAAGATCAGTTCAGAACCATATGCAACTCTGTCGAGCAAGACCAGCCAAAGTAGTgtctcccacctccttctatcCGCCATCATCGTGCTCCGCTCCCGATCATCGCTTCGTCCCTTCGTGGAGACAGCTGGATCCAGCCCTCTCGTCGTGCAGCACGACTCTACGCCTCCATTTCGCTTCATCTCCCACTCATGCATTACCCCTCTACACAACACCGAGACTGTCCAAGTCAAACCCTTGCGGTGAAACCACGCCCgactcacatccttcttctccttcctatTATAAGCGTACccaacctccttcccttctgcCTCATACAATTTCACAGCAGTAATAGCAGCGAGCGAAATGCCCTTGTAAGCAGGACCGAAGAGCACGTCGAACTCTGGTATACGTGATGTTCTGAGGATCTTGGCATAGGCGTTGGCAGTGGCGGAAAGCAGGGAACCGGTGTAGAGGAGTCCGGCGTTGAAGAAGTATGGGGAGATACTGTTATTGCAAAGCGAGCAAATAGATGAGCGAGGGAGCAGCGGTAGTGGCAGTAggagggggggggaggggCCAAGCAATTAGATTTGAGGTTGATAGATGTGCAGGACGAGTCGGTCAAAGCGGATGCGAGCAAGTCGGTCAAAGGGGCGACCGAGCAAAAGGTCGGGGgagcgaggaaggtggtgggTGGTAGTGACAGTGCCGAGATGATAGTGTAGGCGGTTGAAAGATAGCAAGAGAGAGACCACATAAAACGAAAGAAAAGAGTATATCAAAACCCAATCAGCGTCATATGTCCATCACAGCTATACGACCCAACCAAACCacccgcactcaccgaccaGATTTCAAGGTATATTGACCAAAGCACAAAACACCATTCTCGATCGCGGATTCGATGAATGCAATCTTTGCCGGGTCGAGGGACTTGACGGTTTGACTGGAGGACATGATAGTGTGTGAGATATGACTAGATGCAGATATGAAGGAAAGATCAGAGATAACGATAGCTGAAACACTGTTCAGTCAAGGGAGTTGGTCGTCAGTTCGAAgaacgagaccgagaccgagcGGTGATCACCGCTTTGCAGTGGCACCCAGAACACCTATTCACGTCCACTGCGTTGGTGGTTGATAAGTACAAATACAACATGTGTGCATGCATAATATGTAGGTACCATCATCCAAGCCAATGCTTATAAAGCTACATGCTCCCCCGCCGTTCCGTCCAAGCACTCCTCAGATACAACAGCACTGATAGCAACGACAAATGCCTCATACAGCACTTACGCATGCCCACCCATCATCCTGCCCCAATTACCGAGCTCTGGCCCTAAGACACCCCCCCCTTCACCTTTGAACCACGCCACGATCTCGTGAGGGGAAAGAGCTGATCGTACTTTCGCAAATTGCGGTTTGACAGTCGCGTTGCTTGCTGGAGTGAGCAGCGACAGTCGGACGAGGTGGTCGTACGCCTGATGGTAATTTTCAGGTTAGTAACACAAATGACGACGACTGCGCGTTATCCTTCTTTCAACAGCGCAAACTTCCAAGCTTGATGATGCAGTCGCAGCACTCACGGTTCGTAAAACACCAATCGGCCATCTAACTTTTCCGCTCCCAACCAATTTTGTTCGCGAAAACCGCAGATACTCCTCTTCGACTTGAGCAAAGTTGAATTCCTCTCTTCCAGCATAAGCAAGGTGCTTTGCTATGATCAGAACTCCAAGCGCCGGATGTGGTAGACCTGACCGCACGGGTATCAGAATCTCGCTCATGGGTTTCTATCAAAAAGAACGATCGAACTCACCCCTGATCTTGCTCGTCTGTAAGCCCCATCCAGCACCTTCTATCTGCGCGAGTACGTTGTCGAATACTTCGGGAATCGAGAGGAAATCCAATTTGGAATCAAGCACTTCCATCATCGGCACGATCTGTAGAGATTCGGTATTAGTAAACGCGCCCGCTATCCTACTAAGTTGACAAAACTCACAAAGGGACGGTACAAGTTGCGCACATCAGTTGTCAGGCCTGTCAATCTATCCAGATTCCGTTTGATCCGATCGTCCTCCAAAAGCGTCTATGAATGAGCAGTTGTTTCAGTCTTCGTCACACAAGCAACCCAGGTGAACTGACGCACCTCCACGGCAAATTGCCAATCgcccttccacttcctcactGCTCTATCGTCCGTGGTcgtctcttcgtcgtcccAGGGAATAAGAGCTCGTCTAAGGACCTCTGTCCATCCCGGACCctcggaagagatgggagatgagacTCGCCAAACCCGATGCGAGAACCGAGATTTGACTCGTTTCTCCAGTAGCAGAAGAGTATCCTGCACAGGAACGACGTTAGTATCAGCGAAGGTGTGCGAGGTTCCAGGCTGGGACTACTTACCACTCTCGAAGTAACACCAATGACGGCAACACCACGCCCCGTTGTCTCAACCGGCCCCGTCTTGACGCTCTGAACCACATCGACTGTAAAAACAGGCTTAGTTGCAAGCACCCCAACAGTAGAAGCTAGAACACTTACGCAAACAGTACAACAATGCTTGCCTTGCGTGCTCAGTAAAAAGATCGAATTCTTCCATGATTATAACAATAGCTCTTGGACTGGGTGTTGTAAGCAGTGCAAGCAAATGCGAAGGCAAAGTGGTCGGAGCGTATTCCTAGTTGGCTCCACATCAGCTTGAGTTCTGATGTTATGTACCGTTGGCCAGTGGACccacctcctcgtctcctccttcttcgccatcttcctcttcgccctcaACGagcttcttcccctctgcttctgcgATCTGACGACCCATCTCTCGGATAGCTAGTCGGTCGTTTGTTTGAGCATGTCCTGAAAgtcggacgatgatgggagaAGTTGTGGATGTAGAcggaagaaggttgagtgCTCGCGCGACAGTCTGGGATTATATGTCAGCTGTCAATATGCCCAGATGCACATGTCGAAAAGCTCACCCGTGTCTTGCCCACTCCTCTTGGTCCCACCACGAGCGCACTGttcccctctcctctctctacCGTCCCCTTCAACAGGTTCACTAAACCCTGCAAAgcctcgttcttctcctcatcaacaaaTGGTTCAGGATTGGTTGCAACTCCATGCGAATTGAGCGTTGACAGTATCCGAATGACATGTGGTCGAGCTAATTCGGGGAGGCTAGGAACGAATTTCTTCTTATCGGCAGGCAAGGGAGATGCTATCGGTACATCTGCATGTACTGGGACATCTGGGACGATGGCCGCTTCCACGCCTAGGggttcatcttcttccggGTGACCACCATAttcgtccagctcttcactctccctgACACTTTCACTGCCTACgactcttccacttcttgtCAATTTGGGCGCACTCGCTTCTCCTTTATAG
This region of Kwoniella shandongensis chromosome 7, complete sequence genomic DNA includes:
- a CDS encoding 40S ribosomal eS8 domain-containing protein, giving the protein MGITRDSRHKRAASGARRAHYRKKRKFELGRQPAMTKLDSSKRIHEVRTRGGNTKYRALRLDSGNFAWGSEHVTRKTRLIQVRYNATNNELLRTQTLVKSAIVDVDATPFRQWYEAHYAQPVFRGGKTASEESTEEKKQSNHVKRILEERKKDAKIDPVLESQFKAGRLLAIITSRPGQSGRADGYILEGKELDFYHKKLQVRKAKHAA
- a CDS encoding orotate phosphoribosyltransferase — translated: MSSSQTVKSLDPAKIAFIESAIENGVLCFGQYTLKSGRISPYFFNAGLLYTGSLLSATANAYAKILRTSRIPEFDVLFGPAYKGISLAAITAVKLYEAEGKEVGYAYNRKEKKDHGEGGNMVGYPLKGRIVIIDDVLTRGTAIREAIAILNQHPEAKLVGIVQLVDRQEKGQGEGGKSTVQEVEEEFGVPVEPIIALNDILRYMEEKGGWEKQLEEVKKYRAQYGVEL